ggagagagagagacacagagagagagagagacggagagagagagagacagagacagagagacagagagacagagagagaaaaagagacagagagagacagagacagaggggagagggaagccaggggacagagacagagagagacagagagacagagacagagacagagagagatagaaagacagagagacagagagagagagagagggagagagagagacagagagagagagggagagagacagagacagagagacagagagagacagagacagaggggagagggaagccaAGGGACAGAGatagcagagacagagagacagagagagggagagaaagagacagagagagagagggagagagacagacagaggggagagggaagccaGGGGACAGAgacagcagagacagagagacagagagagggagagagagagacagagagacagacagaggggagagggaagccaGGGGACAGAgacagcagagacagagagagagagagagacagagagagacacagagagagagacagagacagagagagaggggagagggaagccaggggacagagacagagagacagagacagagagagagacagagagagacacagagagagagacagagacagagagagaggggagagggaagccaGGGGACAGagacaggagaaggaaaagaggcagaaacagaaagaagatgGAAGCTCAGGCAGCCAGGAgccagagatggagagaggagaaaggaatatTTGACAAAGGAAAGAGATTCGGTGGTGATGAGGGGTGAAGAGAGCTgcaggggaggtgacagagatgGAGCAGGGCACGTGGGCCCCCACccccagaaaggaaggaagggggatgAGGATATTTGAGCGGGGCCTTGAGGGGTCCGCTCCTGGGGGTGGGGCACACTTCTCTAGGACTTAGGGGTGCCCAGCTGCGGGCCTGGTCCTGATTGGTTCTTCTGGCGGTAGGCTGCCATCTCTCCGCACTCTAGCCTAGAGGGTCTCCGGTTCGGCGGTCGAGGGCCCTACAGATCATCTGGACCTCAATAACTGTGCCCCAGGGGCTGAGTTGCTGCTGCCCAGTGCTGGCTCCAGCCCTGCCCCACAGCCTCTCTGTAAGTCAGGCTCACCCTAGAACCTTGTTGGGGGGCAGTTAGCCCACTAAGTCCTTCTGGTCAACCCCTGCATCAAGCTAGCCAGTGGGAAGCAGGTGCCTGTGTCCAGAAGGCCTTCGGCAAGGctctggagtggggagggagccAGTGTGGACGTGGGTCAGgaactcctgagttcaaatcctgcctcagatcctGGCCTAGCTTGTCCTCTAAAGCGGGCAGAACTGAGCCTCTTCTGCCTCCCTGGGTGGCTGTGAGGAGCCCCAGGAGGGCGGGGACAGCTTTGGCTTCAGCCGGGCTGGCTCCAGAGGCAGAGGACAGCCCTGTGGCTGGGGGCCAGGGCCGGTCACTTATGTGGGGGGGCCGGCTGGGCAAGGGGAGCAGGTGATCAGCCCAGGGCCCCCAAGCCTGTGTGCACTGCTGGCCACCCAGCTAGGGAAGGGCCATGCTTAGTGCTGGTTCCCGATGACCGGCGGTCGCCGGTGCAGCGCCAGTGGCCCAGCCGGGAATGGAGGCCTGCGGAGACCCCGGGCCAGGAGCGGCAGGTACCTGGGGTTGGACAGCGGCTCGGGGTCTCAGGGGGGGTTCCCTGGGTCTCTCCACTCCTgctgcagccgccgccgccgccgccgcttccTGCCCAAAGCTCCACCCCGCCCCGCCCCTCGGAGAGGCCTGTCCATAGAGGACGGCTGCGTGTGCGAGGGTGGGGGAAGCTCCCCTCTGCCTTCCACGCCTTTCCTGGATCAGTGCACCCTCCGCGATTATTCCGAGGAGCGATGGGACGTCCTTATGCCCCCTACAACCTGGCTCAGTGTGCGCGTGCGCACAtgtatgggggggagggggaggtatgGCTGACCCTCCAGGGGGCGCCTTGGCCCACATGGGCCCGATGATCTCAGTGCGCCTGCGCTCCATTGCTTTTCCAGGGGGTCCACAGGGCCACGTGCGCAGTCTGGTCTCACGTGTTTCCGGACCCGAGGCCTACCGGGACCGGGAGTTCACTGGGGTTCTGGGTATGCGCAGAATTTAGCGCGCAAGGTGTGTGAGTGAGGGGAGGAAGGCGACTACTGCCGGTCTCTAAGAGCACTTGTTCGTTCCCGAGGCGTCTCTAAGAAAGGCGCTACCCCGCGAGCCCATCACACAGGCTTGCAGCGGCCCCGCGAGTTTCGCTCCGAGTCGCTCAGGACTTCTGTCTCAGGAACCGAGCTCCGGCGCCTCCCCCGCTGTTCCGACGACGATGGTTCAATCCTGCATCCCATTGGGCGACCACGAATGACGTCACCGCGCCCAGGCGGAAGAGGCGGGAGTGCTGGGCTTCTTCCCGGAGGCTCATGGGTAAAGGTTTAATCCCCGCCCCTGCCGCCGCCTCCTCCTTTCTCGGTCCTGCCGCCGCAGAGGTCGCACTTCCCGTGCCCCCGCCGCTCCCGCCGTTCCCGCCTGCGACCCCCTGGACCGCACCCGAGCGGAACCCAGACCATCAGGTGAAGACGCAGACCTGGCGGGGCGAGGTGGCTGGGCTCAGGCCTGGAGGGAGAGTCCTAGGCCGCGTGGCCGGCCTCGTGCTGCCCCGGGAGGGCCTGGCGCCGGGCCGGCTTGCCGGGTGGTGGGAGCAGGCCCTAGAGCTGGCTCCCGGTTTCTTATGGGGAGGCCTTTGGGGGGGAGCCCGGCGGGGCCCCGCTCATAGCCTCCCCTCATTCCCGTAGGATGCGCTACGTGGCTGCCTACCTTCTGGCCGTTCTTGGCGGTAATGACTCCCCCAACTCCAAAGACCTCAAGAAGATCCTAGACAGCGTCGGCATTGAGGCGGATGAGGAGCGGCTCAAGAAGGTGGGGCTGGGCGGTGGGGGGGTGATCGCGGCATCCGAGCGGCGGGGGAGGGCTGGCAGCCCCCCCTCACTCCGCTCTCTCCTCGCAGGTCATCGGCGAACTCAGCGGCAAAAACATCGAAGACGTGATCGCCCAGGGTAAGGGTCTGCGGGCAGCTCCGAGGGTGGGCCACGGCGGCTCGCACTGTCCATCCTAATTCCTGCTGGTCGCTCCTGTACCTGCCAGGCTTCGCTGGTGGACCAGAGTATCTCGGAGACCCTCCCGGTGCCGCGCCGCCGCAGTGGCCGGCAGCCAGCCAGGGTCTCTAAACACTCCCAGGGCCGCCTCCCCCACGTGGGCGGCTGCCAGGAGCAAAGCGCTTTCGGGCCGGGTGACCCCCTTTGCTGCGCGCCCAGAAAGCTCAGTGCCCCTCTCGCCCTCCCCAGGGAGCAGTAAGCTGGCCTCCATGCCCGCCGGGGGCACCGTTGCCGTTGCTGCCAGTGCCGGCTCCGCCGCCCCAGCTTCTGGGGGTGCTGCTCCTGCCGCTGGTGCGTATGGgccgggcggggggggggggtggtggtggtgggggggagcACAGCCTGGGCCTTGCTCACTGCCGCCCCTTCTGCCTGCagcagaggagaagaaggaagaaaagaaggaagagtcgGAGGAGTCGGACGACGACATGGGCTTTGGGCTCTTTGACTGAGCGCCCAGCAGATCCCTGAACGAATAAAGCTTTTATTTAAGAACTCCTGGCGTGGTGTGTGGTGGCctggcgcccccccccccccccccccccccgtgaaaACCACAGGATTGGGCCATTGCTCACTTTGGGGCCCTGCCCAGGCTGTCCTGCCGCTGAGAGGGAGGTGGGTGCCGCCCTGGGGCTTCCTCGTTCCCCCCGGCCAACGCAGGAGTTCTTGGGTCAGACTTCCCTGGTGGGCGGCTCCGCAGCTGTCTGAGCAGCAAACGGGTCCCCGGGGTGGCCGGGGCCGGGCTCGGGCTCGGGGGTTCTGGGAACTCTACGCCGATGTGGCAATGCGGAAGGGGCAGCGCGGCCTGGcgatgaggaaatgaggccagAGGGCCTGCGGCCTTAGTGGGGCAGAGGCCTCGGTCATCCCAGGGCTCCGCTATTGGGACACAAGTGAGGCAAGGGAAGCCAGTCTGGCCGGGCCGAGGGGCGGCGGAAGTGGCGGCAGGAAGCGGAGGGTGATGGCACGGGGGGCGAGGCCCGGGGGAATCGGGGGCGGGGTGGGGCCGGGGCGTCCCGAGGCCTCTGATTGGCCAGAAGTCCACCGGACCCAAACAGAACCTGGTGACCCAGGCAACAGACAAAGCCGCGCCTCAGGCCCGGAGATCACCCGGCCCCAGGGGTGGGGGCCCGCGTGTGCGTCCGGCGATCGGGGTCCGGGGGGCGAGTAGGGGTGCTCCGCAGGCCGCTGCGTCTCCCGGCCCCCGCGAAGGGGCTGTGGAGGCCTGGGGGGGCCGCTCCTCCCGAGGGGGCGGTGGGGTCGCAGCGGGCTGCCTATTGGATGCTCCGGAGGCCCGCCCCCGGGGCCGGCCTGGGGGCGGGGCGACCGGCCGGGCCCGCCCCTCGCTCCACTTTTATAACACCGCCTCCTCCGCGCAGCCGGCACAGCTGTCCCCGCCTCCCCCGGCTGCCCAGCAGAGGAGACGAGAGCTGCCCAGGGGCTGAGCCCGAGGCCGCCAGCCGGCCTCCAGCAGCCGGCGTCCGTGCCTTCCGCGCTCCCCGGCGCCCTCCGGGCCCCCTGGCCGGCCGGGCGGCGCCGCGATGTTCCCCAAGGAGACGGCTTGGAACATCTCGTTCGCCGGCTGCGGCTTCCTGGGCGTCTACCACATCGGCGTGGCCAGCTGCCTGCGGGAGCACGCACCTTTCCTGGTGGCCAATGCCCGGCGCATCTACGGCGCGTCGGCCGGGGCGCTCACAGCCACCGCGCTCGTCACCGGCGCCT
This DNA window, taken from Monodelphis domestica isolate mMonDom1 chromosome 6, mMonDom1.pri, whole genome shotgun sequence, encodes the following:
- the RPLP2 gene encoding 60S acidic ribosomal protein P2 isoform X2, with protein sequence MRYVAAYLLAVLGGNDSPNSKDLKKILDSVGIEADEERLKKVIGELSGKNIEDVIAQGSSKLASMPAGGTVAVAASAGSAAPASGGAAPAAEEKKEEKKEESEESDDDMGFGLFD
- the LOC130454894 gene encoding RNA-binding protein 25-like codes for the protein MREPIGQRQRQRQREREREREMERERERDRERERERETERERERQRQRERVRDRERQRERERERETERERETERERETERERERDRQTERETERETDGGRERQREREMERERQTERQMEAERDRERERWRERDTERERDGERERQRQRDRETEREKETERDRDRGEREARGQRQRETERQRQRQREIERQRDRERERGRERDREREGERQRQRDRERQRQRGEGSQGTEIAETERQREGEKETERERERDRQRGEGSQGTETAETERQREGERETERQTEGRGKPGDRDSRDRERERDRERHRERDRDRERGEREARGQRQRDRDRERDRERHRERDRDRERGEREARGQRQEKEKRQKQKEDGSSGSQEPEMERGERNI
- the RPLP2 gene encoding 60S acidic ribosomal protein P2 isoform X1 gives rise to the protein MRYVAAYLLAVLGGNDSPNSKDLKKILDSVGIEADEERLKKVIGELSGKNIEDVIAQGSSKLASMPAGGTVAVAASAGSAAPASGGAAPAAAEEKKEEKKEESEESDDDMGFGLFD